DNA sequence from the Thermococcus gammatolerans EJ3 genome:
GCGGCTTCCAGATGCTCGGGGAGAAGATTATCGACACCGTCGAGTCCAAACGCGGAGAGGTTAAGGGAATCGGCCTTCTTCCAGCCAAGACGGTCTTCGAGAAAACCAAGAGGACGAACCACCTGAATGCCGAGGTTCTATGGGAACCTGCCAGGGGAATGGCCGTTGAGGGCTACGAGATACGCTTCGGCAGGAGCGTCTCGGAAAGACCGTTCTCGGTGATTAAGGCAATCAACGGTGCCAAAACCTTCGAGCCTGAGGGGGCGATAGGGGAGAGAGCCTTCGGGACTTACCTTCACGGAATCTTTCACAACTTCGCCTTCACGGAGCGCTTCCTCAACTTCCTGAGGGTGGAGAAGGGCCTTGAGCCTGTCTCGATTGAACGCTGGAGCATTGAGGAGGAAATAGAGAGGTTCGCAAAACTTGTTGAGGAGAACATCGACGTTGAGAGGATTTTAGGGGAGCTTGGACTTTAAAAATAATCCTCGGGCCTCTCAAGCTCCTTCGGTGGATGCCTTTTAGCCCACCAGAGCTTCAAGCGGATGTAGATGTAAAAACCGAGAAAGATTAGCAAGCCTGCCGCTATTAAAACCACTGCAAGGAGCAGAAAGCCTAAGACGAACAGCACGGCGAGTATAAGCAAGAGGACGAACGCCAAGGCTCCCTTAACCTCGTTCTTCCTCACCTTCCCACCAGCCTCGCTATTTTATCCGCGAGCTTTAACTCCCCCGGCGTGTTGACGTTCAAAGCGAGCAACGGGTTGTTCAGCTCAAAGAACCGCTCGCCCTCGATTCCGACGGCGTTAAGGCCAACTATCGCGTAGCCCCTGTAAACGACTGGCTTCAAATCCTTCGGAACCAGCTTTAGTGGTAGAACACCGGTAAGGCTTGTTTTCCTGTCAAAGGCCTCTGAAATCCGCGCTATGTCACTCGCCTTGATGAAAGGTAAATCCGCGGAGACACTGATGAACGGCCCGAACTCGTGGAGGAGCCACTTAACGTCCTCAACGTAACCGTTTCCGGGCGTCTCAACGAAAGGAATTCTCTCGCGGAGGCACAGCTCCCTCGTCTTCGGCGTGTTCTTGGAGAGGGCGACGAGGGTTTCACCGACCTTCTCGGCCTCGCGGTAAACGCGAAGGAGCATCGGCACTCCGCCGACCTTTAAAACGGGCTTTTCCCGTCCTATCCTGCTCGAACGTCCACCGGCCATGATGATTATCATACCCCTACATTCGAACAAGCGTTTAAAAGGCGTTGCGCCTAAGGTTGACCATGCGCTACTGGACGATTATCACGATCCTGATGATCCTCCTCGCCTTTGCTTTGGCCTGCATCTCCCAGGGCGATAACGTCCAAACCCCCTCCTTGACTCCCAGCATGACCCAAAATGCTACGTCAAGTGTCCACACCTCAACTTCAGCTATGGAAATGACTCTAACATCCTCTCGAGCGGGGTGGGTAGAAAATTCAACTCAAACTCCTTCAAGCCCACGGCTCAGTGATACCGCTTCCCCTCTAGGCGGTTCGAGTGTTAACCTTCAGAACGGAACCTCCACCCTAAGTCCCGCCGGCGGTCTGAACTCCACTGAGAACTCCGAAAGTTTGTCCCTCTCCTCCGTGAGGAGCTGGGCCTGCTGGCTTCAGAACGCGAGTCCAGAGGTTATAGCCGAGAGCGGATTTGATTTGGTCGTGATGGACTACTCCCGGGACGGGAGCGACGAGACGGCCTATACAAGGGAGGGGATAGAGGGGATTAAAAGAGCAGGCATAATTCCGATTGCCTACATCAGCATTGGCGAGGCCGAGGACTATCGCTTTTACTGGAACGAGAGCTGGAAGGAGAACCCGCCGGCGTGGCTCGGCCCTGAGAATCCCGACTGGGAGGGCAACTATGCCGTCAGGTACTGGGACGAGGAATGGAAGGAAATCGTCTTCCGCTACCTCGACAGAATCATCGCCCAGGGCTTTATGGGCGTATACCTCGACAAGGTCGACGAGTACTGGTTCTGGGCGGAAAGCTACAATGAGAGCTGGACGGCGGAGCGGATGATCGAACTCATTCTCGAAATCGCCAACTACACGCGCTCTAAAGCCGGACGGGATTTCATAATAATTCCCCAGAACGGCGAATACCTGCTCGAATATGACAACGGGACGCTTCTTGCCACCGTTTCAGGCTGGGCGAGTGAGGACGTCTTTTACAACGGTCTCGAGCCGAGTCCTTGGACGGCCGAAAAGGTCCCCCCCCTCAAAAAGGTCGTCAACGCTGGAAAGCCCGTCTTCGTGGTTGATTACGTTGATGATGGCACGGGAAGCGAGGAAAACCTCGCTAGAATTCTCGACTTCATAGACAAGGCCAGGAGAGCGGGGTTTATCCCATACGCGACTTTCGAAGATAGAGAACTGGACAGACTCGACGTGATTCCAGGTATTCAGCCCCCGAAGTAAACCCAAACCACCGCCATTCCCAGGAGCGCTCCAGCCCTCGTTATCTCTGCCACAGCCCCGATGCAGTCCCCGTTCAGCCCCCCAAAGTTCCTTAGCGAGAGTCTGATAACGTATGCTCCAGCCAAGAGGCCGAGGAGGGAAGAGATAGAGCGGGGTTCGATATAAGCAACCGGCAGGAGCAGGAGGAGGTAGAGGGCCGTTCCTAGGGTTAACTGCCTTCCGTTCATGCCCTCCATAAAGTACGCCCCAAGGCCCTGGCCGAGGGGCTTTCTCGTTGCCAGAGCGAGGAGCATGGCGAACTTGGAGTTCAGCTCGGCTAAGTAGAGCGCGTAGA
Encoded proteins:
- a CDS encoding NTP transferase domain-containing protein is translated as MIIIMAGGRSSRIGREKPVLKVGGVPMLLRVYREAEKVGETLVALSKNTPKTRELCLRERIPFVETPGNGYVEDVKWLLHEFGPFISVSADLPFIKASDIARISEAFDRKTSLTGVLPLKLVPKDLKPVVYRGYAIVGLNAVGIEGERFFELNNPLLALNVNTPGELKLADKIARLVGR
- a CDS encoding MJ1477/TM1410 family putative glycoside hydrolase: MRYWTIITILMILLAFALACISQGDNVQTPSLTPSMTQNATSSVHTSTSAMEMTLTSSRAGWVENSTQTPSSPRLSDTASPLGGSSVNLQNGTSTLSPAGGLNSTENSESLSLSSVRSWACWLQNASPEVIAESGFDLVVMDYSRDGSDETAYTREGIEGIKRAGIIPIAYISIGEAEDYRFYWNESWKENPPAWLGPENPDWEGNYAVRYWDEEWKEIVFRYLDRIIAQGFMGVYLDKVDEYWFWAESYNESWTAERMIELILEIANYTRSKAGRDFIIIPQNGEYLLEYDNGTLLATVSGWASEDVFYNGLEPSPWTAEKVPPLKKVVNAGKPVFVVDYVDDGTGSEENLARILDFIDKARRAGFIPYATFEDRELDRLDVIPGIQPPK
- the cobS gene encoding adenosylcobinamide-GDP ribazoletransferase — translated: MRNLLPFFTRIPVKGDFERVRNELWALPLLAPLTSALATLVLYLELPLSNVLAILALYFTTGLLHLDGLADWADGVMVKGDRERKIKAMKDLNTGIAGVFAVVMVFLLQVYSLPLLPFYALYLAELNSKFAMLLALATRKPLGQGLGAYFMEGMNGRQLTLGTALYLLLLLPVAYIEPRSISSLLGLLAGAYVIRLSLRNFGGLNGDCIGAVAEITRAGALLGMAVVWVYFGG